A region of Paraburkholderia largidicola DNA encodes the following proteins:
- a CDS encoding c-type cytochrome has protein sequence MRVGFFVAGLRVVMGGLVVAAGFGVVSAAHAADAPSRGPAIARANACMGCHAVDRKLVGPSFQQVAEKYRGNAGAAVLLSKKVKEGGSGVWGAIPMPAHPAMNDADIRTVVDWVLAGAPSSK, from the coding sequence ATGAGGGTGGGTTTTTTTGTTGCTGGGCTTCGGGTGGTGATGGGTGGGTTGGTTGTGGCTGCTGGGTTTGGGGTTGTTAGCGCCGCTCATGCTGCCGATGCGCCTTCGCGTGGGCCGGCCATCGCTCGGGCTAATGCTTGTATGGGATGCCATGCGGTTGATCGGAAGCTTGTTGGGCCTTCGTTTCAACAGGTGGCTGAGAAGTACAGGGGGAATGCTGGGGCTGCTGTTTTGCTGTCGAAGAAGGTTAAGGAGGGCGGCTCCGGCGTGTGGGGCGCGATTCCCATGCCCGCTCATCCTGCTATGAACGACGCGGATATTCGGACCGTCGTCGATTGGGTGCTGGCTGGGGCGCCTTCTTCGAAGTGA
- a CDS encoding AAA family ATPase: protein MFHTRRDPSEAADINIISTTQVVAQNTEWLLPGFLPKKKLSLLAGMPGAGKTSIALYFAAVISSGGIWPDGSRAESGRVLIYAPEDGVADTIKPRLAAMGADLRNVEVIGDTAEFSGRSRRFDCQRDLGLLQQKLIGKGGYALVVIDPVTSIVSGNSNNNKAVRDALESLVRFADAVCAVLCLTHVSKGSSRRSPLERVMGDLAYGAVPRMVLMASRVRGSADADQCGVLVRAKTNIAPTDGGFEYQIEPVEVPVDGKRIQTSRLVWSPGMLSGSADEILKLAAGASAEMPGGALGRAAEFLQNALANGPMLCSELESHAVAAGISSRTLTRARKHLSVLSSKQSGAGPHSPNVLYLSNVPERAGGVGNAVGGLSFEPLGMPTDRWSPGYPMGYPAYCSAVNGAPPPFMNGVPSGTPPMMTPDGVPYGGVHTQYPPHLETRVTGFGMAPRASQVSGEAHAQVGTVGTVGTVERSRLPQPGDRPEWVSESNWDWLLQEYAREYDQTKRFDTESELEFQDRVARRFLDASCSDWERLDELGRVLVDAFNRLPYLGSLGNHF from the coding sequence ATGTTTCATACACGTCGAGATCCGTCCGAGGCGGCGGACATCAATATCATTTCTACAACCCAGGTAGTTGCCCAGAACACTGAATGGTTGCTGCCAGGCTTCTTACCAAAGAAGAAGTTGTCGTTGCTCGCTGGTATGCCGGGCGCAGGCAAGACGTCGATAGCCCTGTACTTCGCGGCGGTCATCTCGTCGGGTGGGATATGGCCCGACGGCAGCCGAGCTGAATCGGGGCGTGTACTGATTTATGCTCCGGAGGACGGAGTTGCGGACACGATTAAACCTCGGCTGGCAGCAATGGGTGCAGATCTTCGTAACGTCGAGGTGATCGGAGATACAGCAGAGTTTAGCGGGCGCAGCCGACGGTTCGACTGCCAACGCGATTTGGGCTTGCTGCAGCAAAAGCTGATCGGCAAAGGAGGCTACGCACTTGTTGTCATCGATCCCGTCACGTCGATCGTGTCAGGTAATTCAAACAACAACAAAGCCGTGCGTGACGCACTGGAGTCGCTGGTGCGTTTTGCCGATGCGGTGTGCGCCGTTCTGTGCCTCACTCACGTAAGTAAGGGGTCTTCGCGGCGGTCACCATTGGAACGCGTGATGGGCGATCTCGCATATGGCGCCGTGCCGAGAATGGTTCTAATGGCCTCCAGAGTTCGAGGTAGCGCGGACGCCGATCAATGCGGCGTCTTGGTAAGGGCAAAGACAAATATCGCTCCGACGGACGGCGGGTTCGAATATCAAATTGAGCCGGTTGAGGTACCGGTCGACGGCAAGCGGATTCAGACTTCGCGTCTTGTCTGGTCTCCTGGGATGTTGAGTGGCTCGGCCGACGAAATCCTCAAATTGGCGGCTGGGGCGTCGGCGGAAATGCCAGGAGGTGCGTTGGGAAGGGCAGCTGAGTTCCTGCAAAACGCGCTCGCTAATGGACCGATGTTGTGTTCGGAACTTGAATCTCATGCCGTCGCAGCGGGAATTTCGAGCAGAACGCTCACGCGGGCGCGAAAGCATTTAAGCGTCCTGTCGAGTAAGCAAAGCGGTGCCGGTCCTCACAGCCCAAACGTTTTGTACCTGTCCAACGTGCCGGAGAGGGCGGGCGGCGTGGGCAATGCGGTTGGAGGGCTGTCGTTCGAGCCGCTAGGAATGCCCACGGACCGATGGTCCCCCGGATATCCGATGGGCTACCCAGCGTACTGCTCGGCGGTGAACGGCGCGCCACCACCGTTCATGAATGGCGTACCGTCCGGAACGCCACCTATGATGACACCCGATGGTGTTCCGTATGGAGGCGTGCACACGCAGTATCCCCCGCATCTCGAAACCAGAGTGACAGGCTTCGGCATGGCTCCCCGAGCGAGTCAGGTATCCGGTGAGGCGCACGCGCAGGTTGGCACGGTTGGCACAGTTGGCACAGTTGAGCGATCGCGACTGCCGCAACCCGGCGACAGGCCAGAATGGGTGTCGGAATCGAATTGGGATTGGCTGCTTCAGGAATACGCGAGGGAATACGACCAAACAAAGCGATTTGATACGGAAAGCGAATTAGAATTTCAGGATCGGGTTGCTCGCCGCTTTCTCGATGCGTCGTGCTCCGATTGGGAGCGTTTAGATGAGCTTGGCAGAGTGCTTGTAGATGCCTTCAACCGCCTTCCGTATTTAGGCAGCTTAGGAAATCACTTTTAA
- a CDS encoding phosphoheptose isomerase has protein sequence MSVERIQQHFRDSAAVTLAALEALSMPIAAAVDTMFAALANGNKILACGNGGSAADAQYFAAELIGGFERERPALAAIALTTDSSIITGIANDASLDQIFAAQVRALGQPGDVLLAISTSGNPANILAAVEDAHDREMIVIALSGKGGGKINEVLHDTDIHICAPSDRTARVQEVHLLTIHSLCDGIDAMLLGEE, from the coding sequence ATGTCAGTCGAACGCATTCAACAGCACTTCCGCGATAGCGCGGCAGTCACACTCGCAGCACTGGAAGCTTTGTCGATGCCGATCGCGGCGGCCGTCGACACGATGTTTGCCGCGCTTGCAAACGGTAACAAGATTCTGGCGTGCGGCAACGGCGGGTCCGCTGCCGACGCGCAATACTTCGCCGCCGAACTGATCGGCGGCTTCGAGCGTGAGCGGCCGGCGTTGGCGGCCATTGCGCTGACGACGGATTCGTCGATCATCACGGGCATCGCCAACGATGCATCGCTCGATCAGATTTTCGCGGCGCAGGTTCGCGCGCTCGGCCAGCCTGGCGACGTGCTGCTCGCTATCTCGACGTCAGGCAATCCAGCCAATATCCTCGCTGCCGTCGAAGACGCACATGATCGCGAGATGATCGTGATCGCGCTGTCGGGCAAGGGCGGCGGCAAGATCAACGAAGTGCTGCACGATACCGATATCCATATTTGCGCGCCGTCCGATCGCACGGCGCGCGTGCAGGAAGTGCATCTGTTGACGATCCATAGTCTGTGCGACGGCATCGATGCGATGTTGCTCGGCGAAGAATGA
- a CDS encoding BON domain-containing protein, which translates to MSAYRVKSTFVRTTLVVGLVAGLAATLQGCVLAVGAAAGGSALVATDRRTLGAQTEDREIQVKAMSLISQNLPDSAHVNVTVFNRRVLLTGEVAGEVSKARAESVLRSLNNVNAIINELTVAPASSFSSRSNDTYLEGRVKTALIAEKDISANNYKVVCERGSVYLMGLVTVDEGNRGADVASRVPGVTQVVKVFQYIQPQEAAAASAAAASAASGVPAAAAQPDAEVTSGAVPDSSVTSKPLEQQAPAPVSNSTQVHPGNPKAGQ; encoded by the coding sequence ATGAGCGCATATCGCGTGAAGAGTACGTTTGTGAGGACCACGCTGGTGGTTGGTCTCGTCGCCGGGCTGGCTGCGACGTTGCAGGGTTGCGTGCTGGCGGTGGGCGCGGCGGCGGGCGGCAGCGCGCTGGTCGCGACCGACCGGCGCACGCTTGGCGCGCAGACGGAAGACCGCGAGATTCAGGTGAAGGCGATGTCGTTGATCAGCCAGAACTTGCCGGACTCGGCTCACGTTAATGTGACGGTGTTTAATCGGCGGGTTCTGTTGACAGGTGAAGTGGCGGGTGAGGTTTCTAAGGCTCGGGCTGAATCGGTTCTGCGTAGCCTCAACAATGTGAATGCGATCATTAATGAGTTGACCGTCGCGCCGGCGAGTTCTTTCTCTTCGCGTAGTAACGATACGTATCTGGAAGGGCGCGTGAAGACCGCGCTGATCGCTGAGAAGGATATTTCGGCGAATAACTATAAGGTGGTCTGCGAGCGTGGTTCTGTCTATCTGATGGGGCTCGTTACTGTTGATGAAGGGAATCGCGGGGCGGATGTGGCTAGCCGGGTGCCCGGGGTTACGCAGGTTGTGAAGGTGTTTCAGTATATTCAGCCGCAAGAGGCTGCTGCGGCGTCGGCGGCGGCTGCGTCGGCGGCTTCGGGGGTGCCGGCTGCTGCGGCTCAGCCTGATGCTGAGGTGACTTCGGGAGCGGTGCCGGATTCGTCGGTGACTTCGAAGCCGTTGGAGCAGCAGGCGCCCGCGCCGGTGAGTAACTCGACGCAGGTGCATCCGGGGAATCCGAAGGCGGGGCAATGA
- a CDS encoding DUF262 domain-containing protein, whose translation MSTHQLQLRPIDDLRSERFFVPNYQRGYRWSRRQVTELLSDVWDFVQSGAKAKNEFYCLQPVVVAPVDDGSWEVVDGQQRLTTLYLILHFFNGRFQEVFRKQLYSIEYKTRPASADYLRELQPERAKENIDFFHMAEAFAAIQEWFADKFNRVNDIESAFLNDVKVIWYEIETEGGKPMEVFRRLNIGKIPLTDAELVKALFLRSSNFQGEGQRALQLRQLQIAHEWDAMERRLQEDDFWFFLTNARLEAGRIEFVLKLCAERIKQSGPRWSNASVFHTFAQRLSEPGSRAWTEWEGVKRQFLAMEEWFRDGTLYHMVGFLASHDAGEPHRAIANVSRLSAEAASKRAFRRKLKAEIFQRVFRHSRDAAPSAGVGLSEFVQAELGGLDYDSDTVQIRNVLLLFNLASLMESDSRARFPFDAYKSERWDIEHIRSVHSRMPQRQDDQKRWLGNVLEYLGCDASGEDGEGGATVRPDGHDDLVQEGKAIIRDQSFDSEAFEAFFKHVQECFDPFQDIEVDDSLGNLTLLDQVTNRGYGNAIFPIKRKTVIALDKVGKFVPLCTKNVFLKYYSARVDRMLVWSKEDAATYASAIHDCLTRFFAEEDLA comes from the coding sequence ATGTCAACGCATCAATTACAGCTCCGTCCAATCGATGACCTTCGCAGCGAAAGATTCTTTGTGCCCAATTATCAGCGCGGATACCGTTGGTCGAGACGGCAGGTCACGGAACTACTCTCCGACGTTTGGGACTTTGTTCAGTCCGGAGCGAAGGCCAAAAATGAGTTTTACTGCCTTCAGCCGGTCGTTGTGGCCCCTGTCGACGATGGGAGCTGGGAAGTTGTCGATGGGCAGCAGCGATTGACAACGCTGTATCTGATACTGCACTTTTTCAACGGTCGCTTCCAGGAAGTATTCAGGAAACAGCTTTACTCGATTGAGTATAAAACTCGACCAGCGAGCGCCGACTACTTGCGCGAGCTACAGCCAGAACGCGCCAAGGAGAATATCGACTTCTTTCATATGGCGGAGGCCTTCGCGGCGATTCAGGAGTGGTTCGCGGACAAGTTTAATAGGGTGAACGACATTGAGTCTGCCTTCCTGAATGACGTCAAGGTCATCTGGTATGAGATCGAAACTGAAGGCGGGAAGCCGATGGAGGTCTTCAGGCGCCTTAACATTGGAAAAATTCCGCTGACAGACGCTGAGCTGGTCAAGGCCTTGTTCCTGCGGTCGAGTAACTTCCAGGGGGAAGGCCAACGGGCGCTCCAGCTTCGGCAATTGCAAATTGCACACGAGTGGGATGCAATGGAGCGCCGACTTCAGGAGGATGACTTCTGGTTCTTCCTGACCAATGCGCGACTGGAGGCCGGTCGAATCGAGTTTGTACTCAAGCTCTGCGCCGAACGTATTAAACAGTCCGGACCTCGATGGAGCAACGCTTCAGTCTTTCACACCTTTGCCCAACGCCTGTCGGAGCCAGGTTCGCGCGCATGGACCGAGTGGGAGGGCGTAAAGCGTCAATTTCTAGCAATGGAGGAATGGTTCCGTGATGGCACGCTCTACCATATGGTCGGCTTTCTAGCCAGTCATGATGCGGGTGAACCTCATCGGGCGATCGCCAACGTGTCGCGGCTGTCGGCCGAGGCGGCGAGCAAACGCGCTTTCCGGCGAAAGTTGAAAGCAGAGATCTTTCAGCGGGTTTTCCGGCACAGCCGGGATGCAGCGCCGAGCGCTGGCGTGGGCCTTAGTGAGTTCGTGCAAGCGGAGCTTGGAGGCCTCGACTACGACTCCGATACTGTTCAGATTCGAAACGTCCTGCTGCTGTTCAATTTGGCGTCGCTGATGGAGAGCGATTCGCGTGCCCGCTTTCCGTTCGATGCCTACAAAAGCGAGAGATGGGACATTGAGCACATTCGTTCCGTTCATTCTCGAATGCCTCAGCGACAGGATGATCAGAAACGATGGCTGGGCAATGTTCTTGAGTATCTTGGATGCGACGCGTCGGGGGAGGACGGCGAAGGCGGAGCGACAGTGCGGCCAGATGGGCACGACGACCTGGTGCAGGAAGGGAAGGCCATCATTCGCGATCAGAGTTTCGACAGCGAAGCATTTGAGGCTTTCTTCAAACATGTTCAGGAGTGTTTTGATCCCTTCCAGGACATCGAGGTTGATGACAGCCTCGGCAACCTGACACTGCTCGATCAGGTTACAAATCGGGGTTATGGCAATGCAATCTTTCCAATAAAACGCAAGACGGTGATTGCTTTGGATAAGGTGGGGAAGTTCGTCCCTCTTTGCACCAAAAATGTCTTTCTCAAGTATTACAGTGCAAGAGTTGACCGCATGCTCGTATGGTCAAAGGAAGACGCTGCCACCTATGCATCCGCGATTCACGACTGCCTAACTCGATTTTTCGCAGAGGAGGACTTGGCATGA